Part of the Luteolibacter rhizosphaerae genome, AAGACGTCCACCACGCGCTCATACTTGGCCATCTCGTTAGCGTAGATGGTGACAAGCACCTCGGACTGAGTGGCTTCAGCACTTTGCTTGAGAGCGTAAAGGTTGGATGCCAACTGGGGCAGTTCCTTTGCTTCCGGGGTATCGAGCGCTTCTTCGTTCAGGTAGACCTGACCGTCGTCCTCCACCACGATGGAGATCTCATCCGGCATGCTGGTGGGCGTGTCGGTGGCCTCGGTCGTGCCGGGGAGCTTGGTGATGTGGGCGTTCTCCACCTGGATGTCACCCGCCTGCACGATGAAGAAGAGGAGGATGACGAACACCACGTCGATCATCGGTGCGATCTGGAATCCCAGATTCACCTCGGCGGGCCGTTTTCTGCGGTCTCTGGCCTTGGTTTTCATCGGCGTGTCACTTGTTGGAGGATGCGAAGGCGATGTCGGCGATGCCGGCTTCACCGATCAGGTTCATGACGCGCTGGATTTCTCCGGCAGGCAGGCCCTTGTCACCGCGGACCACCACGCGGGTGAGCGGATCCTTCACCTTGATGGCTTGAAGGATGGGGACCACTTCCTGCCAGTCCTCATGGACCACGTCGTCCATGGTCAGGACGCCCTTGTTGGTGTTGGCATCGTAGCGGAGGTTCACCGCCACTTCATGCTTGGCCATTTCGGGCTCCTTCTTCTTGGCATTCGCCGAGACCGGCAGCGTCAGGTTCTTGTCCACCTTGAGCACCTCGGCCGAGGTGATCATGACGAAGAACACGAGCAGCACGAGCAGCACGTCGATCATCGGGGCAATCTGGAACTCCGGTTCCCCGTCTCCTCCACCTCCACCACCACCCATGGTATTAGATTCTTAAAGGGTTGTTTTTTAGAATGAAAACCGCTCGCGGGAGAGAATCCCGGAACCGGGGGACCGGCTCCGGGGTGCCCGCGGACGGGTGATCAGCCTTCCGGATTCTCGATCCAGTTCGGCAGGGCGGCGTAGGTTTCTTCCTGACCCACGTCGGTGTTCTGGAGATACTCGTAGGGAGCATTGCGGAAGAGGCGCTCGGACTCGTCCTGAAGCTGGTGGATGGCACCCTGCAGCTTGTTGCGCAGGAAGTAGAAGGCCATGAAGGCCGGGATGGCGACGAGAAGACCGGTAGCGGTGGCGACGAGCACCTCACCGATGTGGCCGGCCAGCGGACCGACGCCGCCGGAGAGACTGCCAGTGCCCAGTTCGCCGAAGGCGCCCTTCATACCGAACACCGTACCGAGCAGACCGATCATCGGGGCGCAGACACCGATAACGGAGAGGTAGTTGATGCGGGTCTGGAGCGTGGAGTTGATCTTGTCCACGGTGGAGTAGATCGCTTCTTCGGTGGCATCCTTGCCGTGACCGATGGAACCGAGGCCGGCGCGGACGACTTCCGCGTAGGGGCTGACGGCGGCCTTCATCTCCTGATAGGCGCCCACGTAGTCACCGGCACGGAAGCGGTCCTGGGCGGTGGCGACGTCTTCCGGCGGGGTCATCTTCGGGCGGTTCGTGCGGATCCACACGTCGATGATGAGCCAGACCATGGCGATCGAGCAGATCAGCAGCACGTGCATGACCCAGCCACCTTCCGAGTAAAGAGTGAGCAGGGACTCTTTCTTGCCTTCGGCGTGGGCGGCGTCGGCCGCAAATGCGGTCATCGGGCAGAGGAGGGTGAAGGCGAGAGCAGCCTTGGAGGTCAGTTTCATGTAGCTGGTTTTATCGATTTTTGTGAGAGCTTGGCGGGGAGCGGAGGCGAGGGGAAGCGTTAGTTGTAGGGGAAGTGCCTACAACACCGGATTTTCCGGCGTGGAGACATCCCCTTGTAACGTGGCAGCGGCAGTTACTTTAGGCCATCCAGCGCTTTTGTAGCGGCGGCACCCAAGGCGGTGCCCTTGCTGCCGCGGGCGGCGGAGGTCAGCAAGGAAAGGGCTTCTTCGCGACGGTCGGGTTTCAGTTTGACCAAGTCCGCGGCATTCATTTCCGCGGCGCTGGTGAGGATCAGGCCGCCGGCGGGGTAGAGGCAGCCGACGGAGAGGTAGTGCTCCAGGGCTTCGTCATTGCGATCCACCTTCTTGAGCAGCTTGGCGGCGAAGTAGGAGGCAAAGGCGTTGATCTCCTCGGGGTTGTTGTCCGAGATCAGGCCGGTGAGGGCCTTGAGGCGGTCGTCGAACTTCACGGTCAGCGGCAGGGAGAGGGCTTGGCCCAGCTTTACCACCGGTTCCACGCCGGGATCGGTGGTGGCGTCGGCGATTTCCTTGCCGAGGGCCTCGGCCTTGCCGGGCTCGTTGTAGAGGTAGTAGGCGATCACGGCGGAGCGCGCGGCTTCCAACCAGTAATTGCCGGGGACCTGGGAGGTCACGCGATGGCTGGTGACGACGGGCTCAAGTTGTTCCAGCGCCTTCGCAGGCTCCTCCAGAAGAATCAGCGCGGTGCCGCGATTGATGGCGGCGGGCTTCTCTCCGGAGACGTGGGAGGCGGCGGCGAGCGGGAAGGAATTGCCGGGGGCGAAGGAATCGCTGGCGGTCTTCACGACGAACTTGCCACCTTCAAAGGAGACATTCGCCAAGGGCAGCGAGCGACCGTTCAGGAGCACCAGGCGCGAGCCTTCCGCCTGGGCGTGAAGGACCGGGGCCGAGAAGGCGAAGAGCGAGAGGGCCAGCGCGGCGGAGCGGCCGAAGGAATAGGGATTTTTCATAGGGCCGGAGATTATTGAGCGGTGAGGGCCTTCTTGCCGAATTCAGTGTCCTTGAGCTTTGGGTTCGCCTTCAGCTCGTCGAGGGTCTTCTGAGCGAGTTCGCGGTCGCCGAGATCCTTCGCGGTTTCGTAAGCGCGATACATCGCCTCGGCGGCGATTTCGGGCTCCTTGCCGGCGGTGAGGTAGACGCGCTGGAGATAGCCGTGGGCCTTCTTCAGGGTTTCGATGCTGCCCTTGGTGTCCTGCTTCTTGGCCTTCTGGCGCAGGACATCGGCGAGGATCATGTAGGACTTCGGAACGAAGGGTCCGCGGAAGGAGCGGTCACCTGCGATCTGCAGGGCGAGGGCTTCGGCCTCGTCGTATTTCTCGAGGTCGCGCAGGGCCACCAGCTTGCCGTAGGTGGCTTCCTTGAAGCGGGACATGCCGGGGATGTTGGTCAGCGCGTCATCGAAGATCTCGAGCGCCTTCTGCGGCTCCTTGCGGGCGAGGGCGACCTGACCGAGGCCGACCGGGCCGGCATCGGAGAAGCCGGATTCCTTGTAGCGGTCGGCGAGGCGGCGGAACATTTCCTCCGCGCGGTCGAGATTGCCGCTCTTGAGCAGGATCTCACCGCAGGCGGAAAGCAGGGCCGGGCTCAGGGCGTCGGCAGGGATGCTCTCGTCATTGGCGATGCCGGTGAGATAACCTTCCGCCTTCGAGGTATCGCGCATCGCAAGTGCCAACTGGGCGCGGCCGTAGTAGATGCGGGCGTTGGTGGTGGAGTTCTCCTTGCCCTCGGCCGCCTTGGTCAGCATTTCGTTGAGCTTGGTGTCCAGCTCCTGGGCCAGCTCGGGGGTGCGCTTGCGCGGCACCATCGCCTTGACGATCTCGGTGATGAGGAATTCAACCTGTTCCTTCTCCGGGTTGCCGATGTTCTTGGACATCATCTCGGAGAGGAGCTGGGCACCTTCCTCGGGCTTGCCGAGGCGGGTCATCGCCTTGGAGACCCAGTTCGCGCTCATCAGCGCCATCTGGTGATCCGGACGCTCCTTCAGGAACTTGCCGTGGAGGTCCGCGATGCCCTGCCAGTCCTTGCGGCCCTGCAGGATCGAGGTGGCCGAGTCCATGGCGTATTGGATCACGTCGTCCGGGCTATTGGTCCAGACGGCTTGAATGTAGCACTTGAGCGCTTCGTCCTCGTAGTTCTTGAGTTCCTTGGCGGACTTCTCCTGATCCTTCGGATCGGTGGGCTTCATCTTCTTCCACGTGTCCGCCATCAGGCTGAGCATGGAACCGGCGGCCGCATCGTCCGGCCTTTTGGCGAGATAGCCGCTGAGATTGTCGATGATGTTCTTGGACTGGTCGACTTCCTTGTCGTTCGAGTCGATGAATGCCAGGCGGTAGTACATGTCGCCCGCGTAGTGGCCTTCCGGGAAGGTATCGAGGTAGTTGCGGCACCACTGCAGCGTCTCCTTGTATTTGTTGGAGAGGAAGTAGGCCATGGCGATGCGATACATCGCGTTTTCCTTGAGCGTGCTGCTCGGGAAGTCTTTGAGGAACTTCTCCAGCATCTCCGCGGAGGGGAGGAACTCGCCGAGCTGGAACTTCGCGACGGCTTGGTAGAAGGAGAAGCGGTCGAGCGAAGGGGACTGCGGGAACTTCGCGGCGAGATCCTCGTAGAACTTCAGCACCTCGTCCCACTTGCCGGTCTGGACCAGGACTTCACCGGCGAGGGTGGCGACCTGCTCGATGTTCGGCGCGTCCGGATACTTGGTCAGGAAGGCATTGGAGAGTTCACGGATCTTCGCCGTGTCCTTCGTCATGTTGTAGATGACGATCTCCGCGTAGGCGGCGGACTGGGCGTCCTTCGCGTCGGCGTGTTTCTCGCGCAGGGTGCGGAAGCAGAGCAGGGCTTCCTCGAAGCGATCCATGTAGTAGTAGCAGCGGCCGCGGCGCATCAGCAGCGCGGCGTCGAGGTCCTTCAGATCCTCGATCGCCTTCTTGGCTTCCTCGTTCAGCTTTAGCGAGGCTTCCGTCATAGTGACTTGTTCACCCACGTTCGAGCGCTGCTCGACGGGTCTCTTCTCCTCGGCGGCCATGCGCTTCTTGAGGAGGTCGAGCTCCTTGCGCATGCTTTCCAGCGAGGCGCCCTGGATCTTCAGGATCTGCTCGCGGGAGGGGATGGAGCGGTAGATGGCGAGGGCGGCCTCGTAGTTCTCGCTGCCCACCATGTTGTCGCCCTTCACCACGACCTGGTTGGTGTACCAAGCGATGGCATCGCGGACGCCCGGCTGGGCGATCAGGCGGTCGAGATAGACGACGAGGTCGTCGAGCTGGGAGGTTTCAGCTAGCAGGCCGATGACCTCCACGGCCGCGGCGGTCTGCTGCGGAGTGCGGACGTCCGAGCCCATGAGGGTGCGGAAAACCTTGAGCGCTTCCTCCGCCTGGTCGTTCTGAATGTAGACTTGGCCGAGAGAGAGGCCGGCCTCGGTGCGGAACTTCGGATCGAGAGCGGCTTTTTTGAGGGCTTCGATCGCGACGGGGCGCTTTTCATCCGACCCCTGTTCGATCGCGGCGCGGCCGATGCCGAGGAAGCAGCGGCTGGTGTAGTCACCCTTGGGGAACTTCTTGGCGCAATCGTCAAAGGCCTTTTCGGCCTCGGCTGGGTTGCCCCCGAGCAACTGGGCCAGGCCGAGATTGAAGTGGAGCATCTCCAAGGTCGGCTGGAGCTCGGGGCTCTTCGCGTTCGGCGCGGCGGCCAAGGCCTTGATGAGTTCGGTAAGCTTCCCGGCGGCGACACCGTATTCCTTCGAGCCGAAGGCTTTCTCGGCCTCGCTGAAGAGACGGTTGAGAGTAGCTGGTGCCACCGGTGCAGCCGGGGGCGCGGGAGCTTGTGCCATCACCAATCCGGGTGAGGCCACGAGCAGGAAGGCACTGAGCAAATGCCGGGGGATTTGGGATTTTGCCACTCTCATAAGAGGGGAAATTTTTCGCTTTGACCCCCCTTGTCAAGCGGTAGTTGGAAACTGCGGAAATCCCTGTAAAACAGGGAATGGGGGGCGATTCCGGAACTGTGTTTATGGGTAATATATGATGTGAATGCAACCCACGCGATCATGCGGGGAGGGCTTTCGTTCACTTTCAGCGAGTCCGGTGAATGTACATGGAAACATGCGGTTGATACTCCAAGTGGCGGGCATGCCAGGAATCGCACCGGGTGTTAGGGCAAGAAGGGGCAAGGCGGCGTCTGGAGAATTCTGACATCCGCCGCTTGCCGGATGCCGGAGCCTGCTTCACCCGTGGAAGAGCGTTTGGCGGCAAATGGCAGGTCTGCGCTTCTGTAAAACATTATTAATGAAATGCCTTAGTGCTGCAAGGCGCTTGGCAAGACAATCAGCCGGTCCCTAGGGAAAAGCGGGGGCTATCCAGCGGCGACGGCCCTTTATTGGGCGGCGGCTTTTCTCAACTGCGCCACGGCTTCGTCGAGACGCTTGCGGGTGGACACCAGGCTGGCATTGAGCTCGGTGAGCCGGTCGGTCGCTTCCTTGAGCTTGGTATCGCGCAGGGCGATCGCCTCGTCGCGAGCCTTCACGGCCTCTTCCCACTCCTTGACCTTGGTCTGGGCATCGGTGAGGGCCTTCACGTTGGCATCGAACTGGACACTTTGCTCGGCGAGTTGCTTTTCGGCAGCTTCGGCCGAGGCTTGGATCGACTCGATCGAGGATTTGAGACCTTCCACGTCCGATTGCAGCAGCCTGGCGCGCTCCTCTACTTCCAGCCGGGCGTTCTTCTCGAGAATGGTCTGGCTGCGGGCTTCGTGGAGGTCCTTGGCGACGGACTTGCCGTCGAACCACTG contains:
- a CDS encoding ExbD/TolR family protein, giving the protein MKTKARDRRKRPAEVNLGFQIAPMIDVVFVILLFFIVQAGDIQVENAHITKLPGTTEATDTPTSMPDEISIVVEDDGQVYLNEEALDTPEAKELPQLASNLYALKQSAEATQSEVLVTIYANEMAKYERVVDVLDALTRAQISNVTFQAGAPE
- a CDS encoding ExbD/TolR family protein yields the protein MGGGGGGGDGEPEFQIAPMIDVLLVLLVFFVMITSAEVLKVDKNLTLPVSANAKKKEPEMAKHEVAVNLRYDANTNKGVLTMDDVVHEDWQEVVPILQAIKVKDPLTRVVVRGDKGLPAGEIQRVMNLIGEAGIADIAFASSNK
- a CDS encoding MotA/TolQ/ExbB proton channel family protein — its product is MKLTSKAALAFTLLCPMTAFAADAAHAEGKKESLLTLYSEGGWVMHVLLICSIAMVWLIIDVWIRTNRPKMTPPEDVATAQDRFRAGDYVGAYQEMKAAVSPYAEVVRAGLGSIGHGKDATEEAIYSTVDKINSTLQTRINYLSVIGVCAPMIGLLGTVFGMKGAFGELGTGSLSGGVGPLAGHIGEVLVATATGLLVAIPAFMAFYFLRNKLQGAIHQLQDESERLFRNAPYEYLQNTDVGQEETYAALPNWIENPEG
- a CDS encoding tetratricopeptide repeat protein, which encodes MASPGLVMAQAPAPPAAPVAPATLNRLFSEAEKAFGSKEYGVAAGKLTELIKALAAAPNAKSPELQPTLEMLHFNLGLAQLLGGNPAEAEKAFDDCAKKFPKGDYTSRCFLGIGRAAIEQGSDEKRPVAIEALKKAALDPKFRTEAGLSLGQVYIQNDQAEEALKVFRTLMGSDVRTPQQTAAAVEVIGLLAETSQLDDLVVYLDRLIAQPGVRDAIAWYTNQVVVKGDNMVGSENYEAALAIYRSIPSREQILKIQGASLESMRKELDLLKKRMAAEEKRPVEQRSNVGEQVTMTEASLKLNEEAKKAIEDLKDLDAALLMRRGRCYYYMDRFEEALLCFRTLREKHADAKDAQSAAYAEIVIYNMTKDTAKIRELSNAFLTKYPDAPNIEQVATLAGEVLVQTGKWDEVLKFYEDLAAKFPQSPSLDRFSFYQAVAKFQLGEFLPSAEMLEKFLKDFPSSTLKENAMYRIAMAYFLSNKYKETLQWCRNYLDTFPEGHYAGDMYYRLAFIDSNDKEVDQSKNIIDNLSGYLAKRPDDAAAGSMLSLMADTWKKMKPTDPKDQEKSAKELKNYEDEALKCYIQAVWTNSPDDVIQYAMDSATSILQGRKDWQGIADLHGKFLKERPDHQMALMSANWVSKAMTRLGKPEEGAQLLSEMMSKNIGNPEKEQVEFLITEIVKAMVPRKRTPELAQELDTKLNEMLTKAAEGKENSTTNARIYYGRAQLALAMRDTSKAEGYLTGIANDESIPADALSPALLSACGEILLKSGNLDRAEEMFRRLADRYKESGFSDAGPVGLGQVALARKEPQKALEIFDDALTNIPGMSRFKEATYGKLVALRDLEKYDEAEALALQIAGDRSFRGPFVPKSYMILADVLRQKAKKQDTKGSIETLKKAHGYLQRVYLTAGKEPEIAAEAMYRAYETAKDLGDRELAQKTLDELKANPKLKDTEFGKKALTAQ